A region from the Cucumis sativus cultivar 9930 unplaced genomic scaffold, Cucumber_9930_V3 scaffold92, whole genome shotgun sequence genome encodes:
- the LOC101217028 gene encoding LOW QUALITY PROTEIN: heterogeneous nuclear ribonucleoprotein 1 (The sequence of the model RefSeq protein was modified relative to this genomic sequence to represent the inferred CDS: inserted 3 bases in 3 codons): MDPGKLFIGGISWDTDEDRLREYFRNFGEVVEVMIMRDRATGRARGFGFVVFADPVAAARVVLEKHVIDGRTVEAKKAVPRDDQNILSRNNTGILGSPGPTRTKKIFVGGLASTVTESDFXKYFDQFGTIVDVVVMYDHNTQRPRGFGFITYESEESVEKVLYKTFHELNGKMVEVKRAVPKESSPVPNRNQLAGYPFNFGRVGSYLNGYNQGYNPTAVXGYGLRSDGRFSPVTVGRGGLSPISPGYGMGLNLETGLNPNYGTGPNVSSNLSYGRVMSPSYSGNLNRYGSPNPMVYSGGGGNGSILSSSVQNLWGNVSTSAGTNSSHLRTFPGSGGVHTGTSSLNNIGGLWGASASLGHGENAGSSFNTVNLDFGNGDASFTSGTTVGYARSIGTNVSSASLYSAPNIYDEVHGIMXEGNTFYGHSSWQSLPTELEDSSSIGFGLGNAASDVISRNNAGYTVGYGVSNRQSNRGIAA, from the exons ATGGATCCTGGCAAGCTTTTCATTGGTGGTATTTCGTGGGACACAGATGAAGATCGTCTTCGGGAGTACTTTCGGAACTTTGGAGAAGTGGTGGAGGTGATGATCATGAGGGATCGGGCCACTGGCCGTGCCCGTGGCTTCGGATTCGTTGTCTTTGCTGACCCTGTTGCTGCAGCGAGAGTTGTATTGGAAAAACATGTAATTGATGGAAGAACT GTTGAAGCAAAGAAGGCGGTTCCTCGAGATGATCAAAACATTTTGAGCAGGAATAATACTGGTATTCTTGGATCACCTGGTCCTACTCGCACAAAGAAGATATTTGTTGGAGGATTGGCATCCACTGTTACAGAGAGTGACT AAAAGTATTTTGATCAGTTTGGTACAATCGTAGATGTCGTTGTGATGTATGATCATAATACTCAAAGACCAAGAGGTTTTGGATTTATCACTTACGAGTCGGAGGAATCGGTGGAGAAAGTGTTATACAAAACTTTTCATGAACTCAATGGAAAAATGGTTGAGGTTAAGAGGGCTGTTCCCAAGGAATCATCACCAGTGCCAAATCGAAATCAATTAGCTGGATATCCTTTCAATTTTGGTAGAGTTGGTAGCTATTTAAATGGCTATAATCAAGGATATAATCCAACCGCAG GGGGATATGGATTGAGATCTGATGGTAGATTTAGTCCTGTTACAGTTGGTCGGGGTGGCCTTTCTCCAATTAGTCCTGGTTATGGAATGGGGCTAAATCTTGAAACAGGCTTGAACCCCAACTATGGGACAGGTCCCAATGTTAGCTCTAACCTCAGCTATGGACGAGTAATGAGCCCCTCGTACAGTGGAAATTTAAATAGGTACGGTAGCCCAAACCCCATGGTATATAGTGGTGGTGGAGGTAATGGTTCTATTTTAAGCTCGTCGGTTCAGAATCTGTGGGGAAACGTCAGTACCTCTGCTGGTACAAACTCCTCACACTTGAGGACTTTTCCTGGCTCTGGTGGTGTGCATACAGGAACTAGTTCATTAAACAATATCGGAGGGCTTTGGGGTGCTTCTGCAAGTTTAGGTCATGGGGAAAATGCTGGTTCTTCATTCAATACTGTTAATCTTGACTTCGGAAACGGAGATGCCAGCTTTACATCAGGAACAACTGTAGGTTATGCTAGAAGCATTGGAACTAATGTTTCCTCAGCATCTTTGTACTCTGCACCAAATATTTATGATGAGGTTCATGGAATAA ATGAAGGAAACACATTTTATGGGCATTCCAGTTGGCAGTCGTTGCCAACAGAGCTTGAGGATTCTTCCTCAATTGGTTTTGGCCTTGGCAATGCAGCTTCAGATGTTATTAGTAGAAACAATGCTGGTTATACTGTTGGATACGGTGTTTCTAATAGACAATCTAATAGAG GAATTGCTGCTtag